The Streptomyces sp. Je 1-332 genome has a window encoding:
- a CDS encoding D-Ala-D-Ala carboxypeptidase family metallohydrolase has product MPRRTARLVLSLVMLIAATLGGVIATAGTAQADGCYTWSRTLSQGASGADVTQLQIRVAGHAGNGGVLSIDGAYGPATTAAVKRFQSAYGLAADGVAGPATFSKIYALQDNDCTPIHFTYAELNTCNSTWAGGAVSATTAKSNALRTMWKLEALRHSLGDQPIRVTSGFRSHACNDAVGGAAGSRHLYGDAADLGSGPHSLCRLAQQARNHGFNGILGPGYPGHSDHTHLDHRPSRFWSASSCGI; this is encoded by the coding sequence ATGCCCAGACGCACCGCACGGCTCGTCCTATCGCTTGTCATGCTCATTGCCGCCACCCTCGGCGGTGTCATCGCCACCGCCGGAACTGCTCAGGCCGACGGCTGCTACACATGGTCGCGCACCTTGTCCCAAGGGGCCTCGGGCGCCGACGTGACGCAGTTGCAGATCCGGGTAGCGGGTCACGCCGGCAACGGCGGCGTGCTCTCCATCGACGGCGCCTACGGACCGGCGACGACCGCCGCGGTCAAACGGTTCCAGTCGGCCTACGGTCTGGCTGCCGACGGCGTCGCCGGTCCGGCGACCTTCAGCAAGATCTACGCCCTCCAGGACAACGACTGCACACCGATCCACTTCACCTACGCCGAACTCAACACCTGCAACTCCACCTGGGCGGGCGGCGCGGTGAGCGCCACCACCGCGAAGTCCAACGCGTTGCGCACCATGTGGAAACTTGAGGCGCTGCGGCACTCTCTGGGCGACCAGCCCATCCGCGTGACCAGCGGCTTCCGCTCGCACGCCTGTAACGACGCGGTCGGCGGAGCGGCCGGCAGCCGCCACCTGTACGGCGACGCGGCCGACCTCGGCTCCGGCCCGCACTCACTGTGCCGACTCGCTCAGCAGGCCCGCAACCACGGCTTCAACGGAATCCTCGGCCCCGGCTATCCGGGCCACAGCGACCACACCCACCTCGATCACCGCCCCAGCCGCTTCTGGTCGGCGTCGAGCTGCGGCATCTGA
- a CDS encoding LysR family transcriptional regulator: MELREIEIFLALAEELHFGRTADRLHVTPARVSQAIKKQERVIGAELFKRTSRNVQLTPIGAQLRDGLAVGYQHIQEALAAASAAGRGITGELHIGYATAWCGNLIVTAADTFRARHPDCRIHIYESPLLEPLGPMRDGSRDLQLIELPIDEPDIVNGPVLFTEPRALIVPAGHPFAERETVSVEDLADAPLITITGQPQYFLDLHYPHRTPQGRLIPRGPSTTAWQEVLTMVAAGKGVSPTCARAAHYYSRPDIVYVPFSDAPPVEYGLLWSAAANTPRLRAFVQTIVETAASQVTESAELTGRRSLSGE, encoded by the coding sequence GTGGAGCTGCGGGAGATAGAGATCTTCCTGGCCCTGGCGGAGGAGCTGCATTTCGGCCGCACGGCTGACCGACTGCACGTCACCCCGGCCCGCGTCAGCCAGGCGATCAAGAAGCAGGAACGCGTCATCGGCGCCGAACTGTTCAAGCGCACCAGCCGCAATGTCCAACTGACACCGATCGGTGCGCAGCTCAGGGACGGCCTCGCCGTCGGCTACCAGCACATCCAGGAGGCGCTGGCCGCCGCGAGCGCCGCCGGGCGGGGGATCACCGGGGAGCTCCACATCGGCTATGCCACCGCGTGGTGCGGCAATCTCATCGTGACAGCCGCGGACACTTTCCGCGCCCGCCACCCCGACTGCCGGATTCACATCTACGAGTCACCCCTGCTCGAACCGCTCGGCCCGATGCGTGACGGCAGCCGCGATCTTCAGCTCATCGAGTTGCCGATCGACGAGCCCGACATCGTGAACGGTCCAGTCCTCTTCACCGAGCCTCGCGCGCTGATCGTCCCCGCCGGCCACCCCTTCGCCGAGCGGGAGACGGTGTCCGTGGAGGATCTCGCGGATGCCCCTCTGATCACGATCACCGGCCAGCCCCAGTACTTCCTCGACCTCCACTACCCCCACCGCACACCGCAGGGACGCCTCATCCCCCGCGGCCCGTCGACCACCGCCTGGCAGGAGGTGCTCACCATGGTCGCCGCGGGCAAAGGGGTTTCCCCCACCTGCGCACGCGCGGCGCACTACTACTCACGCCCGGACATCGTCTACGTGCCCTTCAGCGATGCTCCGCCGGTGGAGTACGGCCTCCTGTGGTCGGCCGCGGCGAACACCCCGCGGCTGCGTGCTTTCGTCCAGACCATCGTCGAAACGGCCGCTTCGCAGGTCACGGAGTCGGCGGAGTTGACCGGAAGGCGCTCCCTGAGCGGGGAGTAG